Genomic segment of Saprospira sp. CCB-QB6:
TACTTTCTAATCTATTTTTGGCGTACTACATAGCGCCAGCCGCCCTAGTGCCTGCGGTAAGCAGACAGCAAGGCTGCAAGCCGCAGTTCGACGACTGTAGGGAGTAACACCCCAAAACAACTAGTGCAAAACTTATTTTAAACAGCCATTAGTCTTTTAGCAAAGAGCGAGAAATGACTAATTTTTGGATTTCAGAAGTTCCTTCTCCGATCGTACAAAGTTTTGAGTCGCGGAAAAACTTCTCTACGGGGAAGTCTTTCGTATAACCATAACCACCATGTACCTGAATGCTATCCGTAGCTACTTTTACGCAAACCTCGGAGGCCATATATTTAGCCATAGCAGAGATTTTGGTTACGGGAAGGTGATTATCTTTGAGGTAACCAGCCTTGCGGGTAAGTAATTCAGCGGCTTCAATTTCGGTGGCCATATCAGCAAGTTTGAAAGCAATTGCTTGGAACTTAGAGATGGCTTTGCCAAACTGTTCTCTTTCTTTAGAGTATTTGAGGGCCGCTTTATAGGCTCCTTTGGCGATACCTAGAGAAAGGGCAGCAATAGAAATTCGGCCACCGTCTAGAATCTTCATTGCTTGAATAAAGCCTTCTCCTTCTTTGCCCAACAACTGGCTTTTGTGTACGCGGCAATTTTCGAACACCAATTCGGCGGTTTCAGAGGCACGCATACCTAATTTATTTTCCTTTTTACCAGCAGAAAAGCCTTCCATATTACGCTCAATAACAAAGGCGCTAATTCCGTGGCTATCGAGTAGGTCGCCTGTGCGGACTAAGACCACTCCAACATCACCACTAATGCCGTGTGTAATCCAGTTCTTGGTACCATTAATAATATAATAGTCGCCATCTTTTTCGGCTGTACACTGCATGCGCATAGCATCAGAACCGGTATTGGCTTCTGTTAAGCCCCAAAAAGCAACATGTTCTCCGCTAGCCAATTTAGGCAAATATTTTTTCTTTTGCTCCTCATTGCCAAACATCAAAATGTGGTTAGTGCCTAATGAGTTGTGAGCGGCTAGAGATAAGCCGATTGAGCTACACACTTGAGCGACTTCTTCGATAACCGTGATATATTCTTGGTAGCCTAGGCCCGTTCCTCCATATTCTTCGGGGACCAAAACGCCCATAAATCCTTGTTCCCCCATTTTTTGGAAAAGGTCTTTGGGAAAATACTGGCGTTCATCCCAATCCATCATTTCGGGGCGAATGTGTTTTTCGGCAAAGTTGCGGGCAGACTCCTGAATAAGAGCCAAAGCCTCATTGGCTGAGCTGTTCATGTAATCCATAAATTAAATAAAGAGATTTTGGGGACCAATTTTGGGTTTTCCTTTTGGTCCAATAGTTTAAGGAAAGCCGCGGCTCTCCGAGAAATGTCCGTTTTGGCAATTTACAATAAAAAAATTGATTTTTGGTTTTTCGGCTTTTTATGCGAAGCCTTAACATAATTTAACTAGCTTCGGATAACTTTAGCATTTTTCATATAAGTGTTTAAGTAAAACAGGAAGTATAATTTTGCGCTCTGCAGGGCCAAAGTATAGGATTTCCATTTGGCCTAGCGATGTGTAGGGGGGCCGCAGGCCAGACCGAAGCGCTTTAGCGCTGAAGGACCGAGCGACCTGACCAACGGGAGCCGACGCAGCGAAGCAAGTAATAGCGATCCCCGAAACGTAGCGCCTGCCGCAGGCAGGAGGCCCCAAAAGAAAATTATCTACTTTTTTAAGTTAATCAGCACTGCTTTTAATTTTTTTCTATGCAAACTATTGCTTTAGTGGGTTGTGGCAATTTGGGCACAGCTATTATTAAGGGACTATTGGCTAGTGGGCAAGCGCCCCAACATATTCGGGCTAGCCGCCGATCTCTTTGGGCACTACAGCCTTTATCTGAACTGGGTGTACAAACTTTTTCAGATAATTTGGAGGCCATTCAGGGAGCCGACATTATTATTTTGGGCCTCAAGCCCTATGTTATGCCTAAGGTTTTGGCGGAAATTGCGCCTAAAATTGGGCCGCAACAGATTGTTGTTTCTTTGGCAACAGGTCTTAGTTTAGATAGTCTAGGCCAACATCTACCTGAAGAGCAACCTTTGGTTCGCGCTATGCCCAATACCGCTGCCGATGTGAGTGAATCGCTCAGCTGCTTGGCACAAAAAAATTGCAGCCTACAACAACAAAAAGCCGTGGGCCATATTTTTGAGGCGGTGGGGGAAGCGATCTGGATTCAGGAAGAACTCATGGAAGCTGCCACCATTTTGGGGGCCTGTGGCGTTGCTTATGTCCTTCGCTTTATTCGCGCAATGGTTCAAGGCGGCATCCAACTGGGTTTTGATGCCCAAACGGCCAAAAAAATTGTGACCCAAACCACCAAGGGGGCTGCCGAACTCCTTTTGCAGGGCGGCAAACACCCTGAAGAAGAAATTGATAAGGTGACTACGCCTAGAGGTTGTACGATCGTCGGCCTTAATGAGATGGAACACTCTGGTTTTAGCTCAGCCCTGATTAAAGGGATTTTGGCCTCCTTTGAAGCGATTGAAAAAAAGTAATCCTACATCACAATTTGTCCGCTAAAAAATGGTCGAGCAGCTTAGAATTACTCTAAATAACTGACAAACAAAAGCTTGCAAGACCTGCTAATTATATTGCCAAAAAAAACTTGGCCCCCAATGCCCCAATCAAATCAAAATCACTATTTTTAGCGGGTACGAATGCATTTTCACTTACTTATTCCTAATAATTAAATTATGCTCTTTTCTGTTATCCTGAGTTTTATCATTGGCTATATAGCCATTGTGTTTGAGCATCCGCTCAAACTGGATAAAACCGTTCCCGCCCTAATTATGGCAGCCCTCTGTTGGGCTTTCGTTTCTTTGGGCCATCTCCCTGTTTTTGATCATCATGGACATGAGGCAGTATTAGACAATATTCTGCTTCACCATATTGGAAAAACTGCCGAAATCCTCATCTTCCTTATTGGCGCCATGACGATTGTAGAGCTGATTGACTTACATGGTGGTTTTGGCGCTATTACCGACCGCATCAAAACGACCAAAAAATCGACTATGCTTTGGATGGTCATGCCTTTGGCCTTTTTCCTTTCTGCAACCCTAGATAACCTCGCTTGTACAATTGTAGTGGTGTCTTTGCTTCGCAAATTGGTGCCCGTAAAAGAAGAGCGTATTTATTTCATCAGTTTGGGCGTTATTGCCGCTAATGCAGGTGGTGCCTGGTCTCCAATTGGAGATGTAACAACCACTATGCTCTGGATTGGTAACCGCATCTCGGTTTCTGGTTTGGTCATGGCCCTTTTGCTCCCTTCTATTGTCTGTGCAGTTATTCCTACAGCCGTTATGGCCGCTATGCCTTACATGAAAGGGAATATCACCCCAGCCGATACTTCTGACAATCACGCTGGAGAGAAAAACCCAAAAATCAAAGGCGCAGACACTATGCTTATTGCAGGTCTAGCCGGTCTAGTTTTCGTGCCTATCTTCAAAACAGTAACCCACCTTCCTCCTTATGTAGGCATGATGCTTTCTTTGGGTGTTGTTTGGTTGATCTCAGAATACCTTCACCCCGATGAAGAATTTGAAGATAAACAGAAATATTCTGCTCACCACGCCCTCTCTCGTATCGAGATGTCTAGTATCCTTTTCTTCCTCGGTATCTTGATGGCAGTGGCCTCTCTAGAGTCACTCAATGTACTTAAAGACTTGGCCGAAGCCATGAACGGCGTCTTCCCTTCTGATAAACAATATCTACCCGGTGTAGTTGGTCTCGACCTCGTTGTTGCGATCCTCGGTCTGGGTTCTGCCCTTATCGATAACGTGCCCTTGGTGGCTGCCGCTATGGGGATGTACTCTACTCAAGAGTATGTTATGGACCATAAACTATGGCACTTCTTGGCTTATTCTGCTGGTACTGGTGGATCTATGCTCATCATCGGTTCTGCCGCAGGTGTGGCCGCTATGGGCATGGAGAAAATCGACTTTATGTGGTACATGAAAAAAAT
This window contains:
- the proC gene encoding pyrroline-5-carboxylate reductase, with the protein product MQTIALVGCGNLGTAIIKGLLASGQAPQHIRASRRSLWALQPLSELGVQTFSDNLEAIQGADIIILGLKPYVMPKVLAEIAPKIGPQQIVVSLATGLSLDSLGQHLPEEQPLVRAMPNTAADVSESLSCLAQKNCSLQQQKAVGHIFEAVGEAIWIQEELMEAATILGACGVAYVLRFIRAMVQGGIQLGFDAQTAKKIVTQTTKGAAELLLQGGKHPEEEIDKVTTPRGCTIVGLNEMEHSGFSSALIKGILASFEAIEKK
- the nhaD gene encoding sodium:proton antiporter NhaD, encoding MLFSVILSFIIGYIAIVFEHPLKLDKTVPALIMAALCWAFVSLGHLPVFDHHGHEAVLDNILLHHIGKTAEILIFLIGAMTIVELIDLHGGFGAITDRIKTTKKSTMLWMVMPLAFFLSATLDNLACTIVVVSLLRKLVPVKEERIYFISLGVIAANAGGAWSPIGDVTTTMLWIGNRISVSGLVMALLLPSIVCAVIPTAVMAAMPYMKGNITPADTSDNHAGEKNPKIKGADTMLIAGLAGLVFVPIFKTVTHLPPYVGMMLSLGVVWLISEYLHPDEEFEDKQKYSAHHALSRIEMSSILFFLGILMAVASLESLNVLKDLAEAMNGVFPSDKQYLPGVVGLDLVVAILGLGSALIDNVPLVAAAMGMYSTQEYVMDHKLWHFLAYSAGTGGSMLIIGSAAGVAAMGMEKIDFMWYMKKIAWLALVGFFAGAIVFLLIHPIVEPYLIDTASHAVPATGGGH
- a CDS encoding acyl-CoA dehydrogenase family protein — translated: MNSSANEALALIQESARNFAEKHIRPEMMDWDERQYFPKDLFQKMGEQGFMGVLVPEEYGGTGLGYQEYITVIEEVAQVCSSIGLSLAAHNSLGTNHILMFGNEEQKKKYLPKLASGEHVAFWGLTEANTGSDAMRMQCTAEKDGDYYIINGTKNWITHGISGDVGVVLVRTGDLLDSHGISAFVIERNMEGFSAGKKENKLGMRASETAELVFENCRVHKSQLLGKEGEGFIQAMKILDGGRISIAALSLGIAKGAYKAALKYSKEREQFGKAISKFQAIAFKLADMATEIEAAELLTRKAGYLKDNHLPVTKISAMAKYMASEVCVKVATDSIQVHGGYGYTKDFPVEKFFRDSKLCTIGEGTSEIQKLVISRSLLKD